A genomic stretch from Oncorhynchus tshawytscha isolate Ot180627B linkage group LG07, Otsh_v2.0, whole genome shotgun sequence includes:
- the LOC112253734 gene encoding SLIT and NTRK-like protein 1, with translation MLLWIVLLKAALCVAIGNVTRDICKEQICSCNEIEGDLHIDCEKRSFTNLHHLTGPSSQFYHLLLHGNSLSRLFPNEFANFYNAVSLHLENNGLHDIVPGAFLGLQLVKRLHINNNKIRSFRKSTFLGLDDLEYLQADFNLLRDIDPAVFRDLNKLEVLILNDNLISALPINVFQHVPITHLDLRGNRIKTVPYEGVLEQIPGIAEVLLEDNPWDCNCDLVSLKEWLENIPQNALIGRVICEAPTPLQGNDLNETSEMDLCPSIKSGADESLVAPPTQEETSVPGPVPTPYKASGDPGSPTPGNGQKGRSKSHWQLKTKPTSMTGVNGEREQLQIVQNASCPVPCSCKLIGSRQGLGVNCEGKKIESLANLKPKPITAHELNMRDNNVHAIKKNHLNGYSSLNLLDLGGNNIKLIDNSTFQNLTELRWLYMDKNYLDTLIAEMFIGLQNLEYLSLEYNDIQLILAGTFSPLPNLRVLFLNNNLLKALPVDAFLGVSLSKISLHNNYFTYLPVAGVLDQLNSIIQIDLHGNPWDCSCNIVPFKQWTEKLGADVIVSDLKCESPEEFWKRDFRHVRNDLMCPKLYDKVYPTSLSKNSTFTADTGTRSNSYVEPNRVSISVLVPGLLLVFVTSAFTVVGMLVFILRNRKRSKRRDGNSSASEINSLQTVCDSSYWHSGPYHADGGAQRGFDCSAHFSTTNDA, from the coding sequence ATGCTGCTTTGGATTGTCTTGCTGAAGGCGGCTCTTTGTGTGGCCATTGGAAATGTTACAAGGGACATTTGTAAGGAGCAGATATGCTCCTGCAATGAGATTGAAGGCGATTTGCACATTGACTGCGAAAAAAGGAGCTTTACTAATCTGCACCATTTGACTGGTCCCAGTTCCCAGTTTTATCACTTGCTATTGCATGGGAATTCTTTATCCAGGCTTTTTCCCAATGAGTTTGCTAACTTTTACAATGCCGTAAGCTTGCATTTGGAAAACAACGGTTTGCATGACATTGTCCCTGGTGCTTTTCTGGGACTGCAGCTCGTGAAAAGGCTACACATAAATAATAACAAGATACGGTCATTTAGGAAAAGCACCTTTCTTGGTTTAGATGACTTGGAATATCTTCAGGCTGATTTTAATCTATTGAGAGACATTGACCCGGCCGTGTTCAGGGACTTAAATAAACTTGAAGTGTTAATTCTAAATGATAACCTCATCAGTGCACTACCTATAAATGTGTTTCAACACGTTCCCATCACCCACCTCGACCTGCGAGGGAACCGAATCAAAACGGTGCCTTATGAGGGAGTTCTCGAACAAATACCGGGCATTGCGGAGGTTTTATTGGAGGATAACCCCTGGGactgcaactgcgacctggtttCCTTGAAGGAATGGCTGGAGAATATACCGCAGAACGCGCTTATCGGCCGGGTGATCTGCGAGGCTCCAACGCCACTGCAAGGGAACGACTTGAACGAGACATCGGAGATGGATCTGTGTCCTTCAATAAAAAGTGGTGCTGACGAGAGTTTAGTTGCACCTCCTACCCAAGAGGAGACCTCTGTACCTGGGCCCGTTCCAACGCCTTATAAAGCTAGTGGTGATCCTGGGTCCCCAACCCCAGGGAATGGGCAAAAGGGACGCTCTAAATCGCACTGGCAGTTGAAAACGAAGCCCACATCTATgacaggtgtgaatggggagagagagcagctgcaGATTGTGCAGAACGCATCATGTCCTGTGCCATGCAGCTGCAAGCTCATTGGATCCAggcaggggttaggggttaactgCGAGGGCAAGAAGATAGAGAGCTTGGCTAACCTAAAACCCAAACCCATCACTGCGCACGAATTAAACATGAGAGATAACAACGTCCATGCTATAAAAAAGAACCATCTCAATGGCTATTCAAGTCTGAATCTCCTTGATTTGGGTGGaaacaacatcaaattgataGACAACAGCACTTTTCAAAACCTCACCGAATTAAGATGGTTGTACATGGATAAGAATTACCTGGATACGCTCATTGCGGAAATGTTCATTGGACTTCAAAATCTGGAATATCTCAGTTTGGAATATAATGACATACAGCTGATACTGGCAGGCACATTCAGCCCTCTGCCTAATCTGCGAGTGCTTTTCCTCAACAATAACTTGCTGAAAGCGCTACCTGTGGATGCTTTCCTTGGAGTGTCTTTATCAAAGATTAGCTTGCATAATAATTATTTCACATATCTCCCTGTCGCAGGGGTCTTAGATCAACTCAATTCGATCATACAAATTGATTTGCATGGGAACCCTTGGGATTGCTCGTGTAATATTGTCCCTTTCAAACAGTGGACGGAGAAACTGGGGGCAGATGTGATCGTTAGTGATCTCAAGTGTGAGTCCCCAGAAGAGTTCTGGAAAAGGGATTTCCGTCACGTCCGAAATGATCTGATGTGTCCCAAGTTGTATGATAAAGtctaccccacctctctctccaaaaACAGCACATTCACCGCAGACACGGGTACGCGCTCGAACTCCTATGTGGAGCCGAACAGGGTATCCATCTCTGTACTAGTCCCTGGGCTACTACTGGTATTTGTCACGTCTGCGTTCACTGTTGTAGGGATGCTTGTCTTCATTTTGCGGAATCGCAAGAGATCAAAGCGGAGGGATGGTAATTCCTCTGCGTCAGAGATCAATTCCTTGCAGACAGTGTGCGACTCGTCTTATTGGCATAGCGGGCCTTACCATGCGGACGGGGGCGCGCAAAGAGGGTTTGACTGTAGCGCCCATTTCTCCACAACAAATGATGCGTAA